The following coding sequences are from one Streptomyces dengpaensis window:
- a CDS encoding aminodeoxychorismate/anthranilate synthase component II produces the protein MSARILVVDNYDSFVFNLVQYLYQLGAECEVLRNDEVSTAHAQDGFDGVLLSPGPGTPEQAGVCVDMVRHCAATGVPVFGVCLGMQSMQVAYGGVVDRAPELLHGKTSRVEHGGQGVFAGLPSPFTATRYHSLAAEPETVPDELEVTARTHDGIIMGLRHRELPVEGVQFHPESVLTEHGHRMLANWLMECGDKVAVARSAGLAPVVGRATA, from the coding sequence ATGAGCGCGCGGATTCTCGTCGTGGACAACTACGACAGCTTCGTCTTCAACCTGGTCCAGTACCTGTACCAGTTGGGCGCCGAGTGCGAGGTGCTGCGCAACGACGAGGTGTCGACCGCGCACGCCCAGGACGGCTTCGACGGGGTGCTCCTGTCACCGGGTCCTGGCACTCCGGAACAGGCCGGGGTCTGCGTCGACATGGTCCGGCACTGCGCCGCGACCGGAGTCCCCGTGTTCGGTGTCTGCCTGGGGATGCAGTCGATGCAGGTGGCGTACGGCGGTGTCGTGGACCGCGCGCCGGAGCTGCTGCATGGCAAGACCTCCCGCGTCGAGCACGGGGGCCAGGGGGTCTTCGCGGGCCTGCCGTCGCCCTTCACCGCGACCCGCTATCACTCACTGGCGGCGGAGCCGGAGACCGTGCCGGACGAGCTGGAGGTCACGGCTCGTACCCATGACGGGATCATCATGGGCCTCAGGCACCGTGAACTGCCCGTCGAGGGCGTGCAGTTCCATCCCGAGTCGGTGCTGACCGAGCACGGCCACCGGATGCTCGCCAACTGGCTGATGGAGTGCGGCGACAAGGTGGCCGTGGCGAGGTCGGCGGGGCTCGCCCCGGTGGTGGGCAGGGCCACGGCGTGA
- a CDS encoding class E sortase: MRVVIRTISELCTTVGTVIVLFVVYVLFWTGVKADSAMDHQIDVLQREWSKGTVAQEPKTPSTGAPAAGSPAPPGPYRYGKPFALMYIPRLGFTWNKPLLEGAAASVLKKGLGHYRGTAQLGQTGNFSVAGHRRTYGDPFKDFPRLRRGDAVVLTDGTTWFTYRIDKGPYKAVPSDIEVIDPVPRKSGYTRPGRYLTLTTCDPEWGHSHRLIVWAHLDSTQPVEAGKPAALRR, from the coding sequence GTGCGAGTGGTCATCAGGACGATCAGCGAACTGTGCACCACCGTCGGCACCGTGATCGTGCTCTTCGTGGTCTACGTGCTGTTCTGGACGGGCGTGAAGGCCGACAGTGCGATGGACCACCAGATCGACGTGCTCCAGAGGGAGTGGTCGAAGGGCACGGTCGCCCAGGAGCCGAAAACGCCCAGCACGGGCGCCCCGGCCGCCGGGAGCCCGGCGCCGCCCGGCCCGTACAGGTACGGGAAGCCCTTCGCGCTGATGTACATCCCGCGGCTTGGTTTCACGTGGAACAAGCCCTTGCTCGAAGGCGCCGCCGCGAGCGTCCTCAAGAAGGGGCTCGGGCACTACCGGGGCACGGCCCAGCTCGGGCAGACGGGGAACTTCTCGGTCGCCGGCCACCGGCGCACGTACGGGGATCCCTTCAAGGATTTTCCCCGGCTGCGCCGTGGTGACGCGGTGGTGCTGACCGACGGGACGACCTGGTTCACGTACCGCATCGACAAAGGTCCCTACAAAGCAGTGCCGTCGGACATTGAGGTGATCGATCCTGTTCCACGTAAGTCCGGGTACACGCGGCCGGGCCGCTATCTCACGCTGACCACCTGTGACCCGGAGTGGGGACACAGCCACCGGCTGATCGTCTGGGCGCACCTTGATTCCACGCAGCCTGTGGAGGCCGGGAAACCGGCGGCTCTGCGCCGTTAG
- the crgA gene encoding cell division protein CrgA, producing the protein MPKSRIRKKADYTPPPAKQATNIKLTSRGWVAPVMLAMFLIGLAWIVIFYVTDGSLPIDALDNWNIVVGFGFIAAGFGVSTQWK; encoded by the coding sequence GTGCCGAAGTCACGTATCCGCAAGAAGGCCGACTACACGCCGCCCCCGGCGAAGCAGGCGACCAACATCAAGCTGACCAGCCGCGGCTGGGTCGCACCGGTCATGCTGGCCATGTTCCTCATCGGCCTCGCCTGGATCGTCATCTTCTACGTGACGGACGGCTCCCTGCCGATCGACGCCCTCGACAACTGGAACATCGTGGTCGGCTTCGGCTTCATCGCGGCGGGATTCGGCGTCTCCACACAGTGGAAGTAG
- a CDS encoding DUF881 domain-containing protein: MSNSADSPGTGSSPARARRFRPVRALTAAVFALAGLIFFTSFDTAKGTNIRTDASLLKLSDLIQERSHKNASLDESNSALRDEVDALAERESGGTKADDAKLAALEETAGTKKLKGEAVTVTLNDAPPNATAKLPGYPEPQPDYLVIHQQDLQAVVNALWEGGAQGIKVMDQRLISTSAVRCVGNTLILQGRVYSPPYKITAVGDPQKLQNALAASPAIQNYMVYVNVYGLGWKVEEDGPVTLPGYSGTVDLHYAKPVE; the protein is encoded by the coding sequence TTGAGCAATTCTGCCGACTCCCCCGGGACGGGATCCAGTCCTGCCCGTGCGCGCCGTTTCCGGCCCGTACGTGCACTCACCGCGGCCGTGTTCGCTCTCGCCGGCCTCATTTTCTTCACCAGCTTCGACACGGCCAAGGGCACCAATATCCGCACGGATGCGTCCTTGCTGAAGCTGTCCGACTTGATCCAGGAGCGCAGCCACAAAAACGCGTCGCTGGACGAGTCCAACAGCGCCCTGCGGGACGAGGTCGACGCCCTCGCCGAGCGGGAGAGCGGCGGCACGAAGGCCGACGATGCCAAGCTCGCCGCGCTGGAGGAGACCGCGGGCACCAAGAAGCTCAAGGGCGAGGCCGTCACGGTCACGCTCAACGACGCCCCTCCGAACGCCACGGCGAAGCTGCCCGGCTACCCCGAGCCGCAGCCCGACTACCTGGTCATCCACCAGCAGGACCTGCAGGCGGTGGTGAACGCCCTGTGGGAGGGCGGAGCCCAGGGCATCAAGGTGATGGACCAGCGGCTGATCTCCACGAGTGCCGTGCGCTGTGTCGGCAACACCCTGATCCTCCAGGGCCGCGTCTACTCACCGCCGTACAAGATCACCGCTGTCGGTGACCCGCAGAAGCTCCAGAACGCGCTCGCCGCCTCTCCGGCGATCCAGAACTACATGGTGTACGTCAACGTCTACGGGCTCGGCTGGAAAGTCGAGGAGGACGGGCCGGTGACTCTTCCCGGCTACTCGGGCACAGTGGATCTCCACTACGCGAAGCCTGTGGAGTAG
- a CDS encoding rhomboid family intramembrane serine protease — translation MDQAPGNPQGPPDQGPQDAQSLPTCYRHPDRESGVRCTRCERPICPECMVSASVGFQCPECVRSGSGTGHSPAAAQPRTLAGGTVTADPRLVTKILIGINLAMFLVQQAVGDSFTNSFDLFGRALLSGELQGVAEGQWYRMLTSMFLHGSVIHILFNMLSLWWIGGPLEAALGRARYLALYFLSGLAGSALSYLLAAPNQPSLGASGAIFGLFGAMAVLMRRMNYDMRPVIALLVINLIFTFGWSNIAWQAHIGGLVGGLAVGYAMVHAPRERRTLVQYGVCGLVLAAVVIMTLLRTAQLT, via the coding sequence ATGGACCAGGCGCCAGGCAACCCGCAGGGCCCACCGGATCAGGGACCGCAGGACGCCCAGAGCCTGCCCACCTGCTACCGGCACCCGGACCGCGAGTCCGGCGTCCGCTGCACCCGCTGCGAGCGCCCGATCTGCCCGGAGTGCATGGTCAGCGCCTCCGTGGGCTTCCAGTGCCCCGAGTGCGTACGCAGCGGCTCCGGCACTGGCCACTCCCCGGCGGCCGCCCAGCCCCGCACCCTCGCGGGCGGTACGGTCACCGCGGACCCCCGGCTCGTCACCAAGATCCTCATCGGGATCAATCTCGCGATGTTCCTGGTCCAGCAGGCGGTGGGCGACAGCTTCACCAACAGCTTCGACCTCTTCGGACGCGCACTGCTCTCCGGCGAGCTCCAGGGCGTCGCCGAGGGCCAGTGGTACCGGATGCTGACGTCGATGTTCCTGCACGGCAGCGTCATCCACATCCTGTTCAACATGCTCAGCCTGTGGTGGATCGGCGGCCCCCTGGAAGCCGCCCTCGGCCGCGCCCGCTACCTCGCCCTCTACTTCCTCTCAGGCCTCGCGGGCAGCGCGCTCAGCTATCTCCTCGCCGCCCCTAACCAGCCGTCGCTCGGCGCCTCCGGCGCGATCTTCGGCCTCTTCGGCGCGATGGCCGTGCTCATGCGCCGGATGAACTACGACATGCGCCCGGTCATCGCCCTGCTGGTGATCAACCTGATCTTCACCTTCGGGTGGAGCAACATTGCCTGGCAGGCGCACATCGGGGGCCTCGTCGGCGGCCTCGCCGTCGGCTACGCGATGGTTCACGCGCCGCGCGAGCGCCGGACCCTCGTCCAGTACGGGGTGTGTGGCCTGGTCCTGGCCGCGGTGGTGATCATGACTCTGCTCAGGACCGCTCAGCTCACCTGA